CTGACTATCAGGAACATACGGGGATTCTATATTCGTAAGGTGACGCCTTTCGGCACCAGCGCCAAGTGGGCAGATCTATATAGAGAAGGAGGTGAGATTCAAGGAATTTCTTCTCGCTCTCTATGAAATATGTAGAGAGCGAAATGAAAATACACTAGGGAAGGGTTGATGGCCACTTCTATGGTACAGGAGCCATAGGGGTGTAGGCCGGGAAAAAATCAGTAGATTTCCCTGTAGTATGTCCACATCAATTCCCTTTCTAATGGCTTTTAGGGTAGTAATGAGTATCTGGCTTTTCCAACTTGTTCGGAGATACTGACAAAGAGCGATAATTTTATCTATTCTCCTATTTTATTCTGCAATGTGAAACTAAAATTTCCACATACTAAAGAGTCGTTCATCCTCCTGATTGTTGTCTTCTTCGGTGCTTCTGCGTTTATAATCTTCATAATGCCTGCATTTCTACCAGAACTTCCGCATAATGATATTTATCCAGTTCTCACCAATATGATGGGCATCTTTGCAATTATTTCTGCAATATTCTTCATTTACTGGGCATACAACATGTCCAAAAGAATGCGAATGCGTAGCCAAGCAAGTTCCCAAGCCAAAGTCAGTGATGAAAGAGTGGAAGAAGGACATGGTGAGTTCATTTTCTGCACAGAATGCGAATTAATAGAAGGGAGGGCAAACATTTGCAAGGGCTGCCCGAAAGCAGGAGAGGTAAAAAATGGATATCCAGGTAAAAAAACTTTTTGATTTTAAACCTTCTTTGAACTTCTCAATTGCGCTTTTTTCCCTCAGCATCCTATTTACCGTTTTTGCATTTCTTCTAGTAATCACTCCCTACATGCTTCCACCCAACTCACTGGATTTAGGTGAGGGAGGCAGGGTGAACATAATTGACTTTCAAAACGAAACCGAAAAGATGCCGCACTTGGCTAAAGAAATTTATGAATTTGGGGATATAATGTGCCATCAGCATGCCTCTCGTTCTTACTTTCTAAATGGAAACCAGATGCCTTTCTGTGCAAGATGTACTGGCATTTTCTTCGGCCTTGGAATTGCTACTATATTACTCAGCTTTGTCAATTTAGATATTAAACTCTGGCTCATTTTCCTGCTTCTGGTGCCAATGGGTGTTGATGGTGTTGCCCAGGACTTTCTCACATTTTTACATTACGAAAGCACAAACCCTATTAGAGTATTCACAGGTGTGCTTGGAGGCATCGCACTTGCCCTCGCAATTGCATTCATTGTTCGCTCAATCGGAGAAATCCGTAAGATGGAGCAGGAGTTGAAGAAGGCGAGAAGATGAAAGCAGTTGTTCTTGTCTCTGGTGGCTTAGATTCTGCTACAGTGCTCGGAATCGCAAAATCAAAGGGCTATGAAATTCATGCAATTTCCTTTGTCTATGGACAACGACACAAGAGGGAACTGGCATGTGCAAAAAAGCTCTGCAAATTCTTTGAGGTAAAGGAACATAAGATAATAAAACTCAACCTTGATACGATTGGGGGCTCGGCGCTCACAGATAAGTCGATTGATGTCCCGCTAGCAACTCACAAAATCGGAAAGGATATTCCGCCAACTTATGTGCCTGCTAGAAACCTCATTTTTCTCAGTATTGCGGGCGCATATGCAGAAGTAATTGATGCAGACGCAATTTTCATCGGTGCAAACCAGGTTGACTTTAGTGGTTATCCTGACTGCAGGGAAGAGTTCTTGAATGCATTTGAAGAGACGCTAGCAAAAGGAACTAAAGTGGGTGTTTCAGGCAAAAGAATAAAGGTGTTAGCACCGTTACTCCACATGACAAAGGGAGAAATAATAAAGAAGGGAATACAACTAGGCGTTCCTTACGAATTCACATGGACTTGTTACAAAGGTGGGAAGCTTGCCTGCGGAAAATGCGAGGCATGCATCCTCCGCTTGAAAGGATTTAGGGATGCTGGCTATGAAGACCCTCTCAAATACGAAAAAAAGCCGAAGATGTGATTTTTGCAGTAAAGAGGCAATAGAATTCGTTAGATACAGCGGTGCTCATCTATGCCGTGAACATTTCAATGAATTTTTCGAGAAGAGAGTGAAACGGGAAATTGCCACCCAAATATACATCGAAAAAAAAGCGGTTATAGGAATTGGTCTATCTGGCGGAAAGGATTCATCTGTCTGTCTCTACATGCTTCATAAAATTTTTTCTAGGCACAGAGATGTACGAATTGTAGCAATAACTGTGGATGAGGGAATTGAGGGTTATAGAAGTGAGACAATTAAAGCAGCAAAAAAGCTCTGCAAAATGCTTGGTGTAGAGCATCACTTTATCTCATTTAGGCAACTTTTTCAGAGGACACTTGATGAGACCGTTGCAGATAATCGAACACGGGCTTGCACATACTGCGGGGTTATGCGAAGAAAGGCACTAAATCTGGCAAGCAAATCCCTTGGCTGTACAGTTCTTGCTACTGGCTTAAATCTAGATGATACTGTACAATCAATTCTGATGAATTTTACAAGAGGAGATGTGGAGAAACTTGCACGGATGGCACCGCATGTTCATGTACAGCCTGGGCTTGTACCTCGAATTTTACCGTTGAGGAGCATACCAGAAAGAGAAGTATATCTCTTTGCAATGCTAAATGCTATTCCATTTTCGCATGCTGTCTGCCCTTATGCAGAATTTGCATTGCGGAACCAATATAGGGCTCTGATAGAGAGGCTAGATAAAGAAAACCCGAGTGTAAAATTCGGAATTTTAAAAAGTTATGATGAAGTTATCCCCCTAATCCGAGAGAGATACAAACAAAAGCAACTTAAGGTGTGTAAAATCTGTGGCGAACCATCTATAAATGAAGTGTGCAAGAGCTGCAATTTATTAGAAGGAAAACCAAAATAATGATAGAACGCTGTAACCTATAAATACCAGAAGTTGGATATATATACAGATGATGGGAAAACAGGCACCTGAGATGAGAGAGATATACAAAATGTATGATAGTGCACTCTTCTTTTATTCCAATCAGGATTTTCATAGTGCAATCATACAGCTTAAATCTATTCTTAATCTTAATCCAGAATTTAAGGAGGCCTGGGAACTTCTCGGTCACTGTTACAAGGCACTTGGTGATATAGACGCAGCCCAGCACTGCTACCAGCAATCACAAAAACTTGCATACAGTGGGCCTCTAACATACTACTGCCCATTCTGTGGGACTGTTGTGGGTGAAAAAGATTCAAAATGCAGGAGCTGTGGGGTGGTCATTGTCGATAGTGAGGAGGAGAAAGCAAAATACAGGGGTTTTGTGCTTGCAAGGAGTGAGTTGAAGGTGATGGGACAGGTGGAGATTCCAGAGACACAGAAAACTGATGTGAAAGGAACTTACGAGAGCCAGGATAATATTCCAGCCCAACCATTGAGACAAGAGCCACCACAATACCCAGTGGAGGAGAGAGCTGAGTTGAATGGGCGGGAATCCCGGCCACCATATGTGTTTCCAGACCTCTCTGTGAAAACTTCCGCAAGGTTCGGATTTGCTGACCCAAGTGGTCTCACATTTGGAAGAAAAAAAATCAGGGGCTTTTCTCCCAAAGTGTACATTGTGCCATTTATCTTTCTGATGTTTCTTCTTATTTCCATTTCATCAGGACTTTATGAACTCAGCACCAAACCCCTTCTGAAAGTGGATGGAATTTTTGAAGAATGGAAGGACATTGACAAGTCATCCCAGATAACCAGTCACGCTCAGGTAAATCCAAACATCAGAATCAGAGAATTTTCTTTTGCAGAGAAGGAACAGGCATACTTTGTTTACCTTTCAGTGGAAGGGAGAATGCTGGCTGGAAGTCAAGACCGTGTAGCAGATACTATTTTTGTTTTTATTGACACAGGCACAGGGGGTTTTAGCATCTCGGGTGTCACTGCCTCCTACCATGTGCAGGTCTATGGCTGGAATAATGAGGTTTATTCCACAACCCTTTACAGATACGACAGTGCGAGCCCTTATTCCTGGCAGTGGATTCAACCTGTATCTGTGCCAGCGGCAGTTTCAGAAAACCAGCTCGAAGTTGAAATTAAAAAGTCATTGCTTTCAGGTAACGATTTTAAAATTTTTATCGTTGTCCAAGCATACGATGGCACTCTAGATATGGCTGACTATCCAATTGGAAAAAAGCCCACACTTATCCTTACTACCAGAACTTTGCTCCAGGATATCACACAACCTGGGAATGTAGATGCGATGGAACTTGAGTTCACATCTGTCAGAGGAGATTCGAAAGTCGAGGAGGTCTTTGTAAGCATTGAAGGTAGTGCAGCACCGCAAACCGCTACATTGAAAGGCCCTCAAACCATCAGTGTTGGGCTTGAGGCGGGAAGGTACAGGTTCCAGCTGGGAAGAACATTGAGCTTTGGCACATCAGAGAAATGGCAGTTTTCGGTGCCAGTAGATGGAAGCATGAATACCGCTACCCTCGGTTTCTCAATTAAGGACGGAGGGGTCAGGGGAGATGTCATCGTAGTCCTGATGGATGCCTCAGACAGATACCATGCTAGAAAAAGTTATGTTGGTTCAGCCCCTGCAATTACCATAGATGGTGCCTTTGCCGATTGGGCTTCAACGCCGAAAAGGAGCGAATCCTCTGGTGAGGTCTCAAATCCTTCCATAGACATTCAAGAATTTGCGGTAGTACATGGCACAAGCAACCTTCAGTTTTACCTTGATGTTGAAAAGTGGATTTTTGGTGGAGAGAAACTTCCATATCGAAACTATGTGACTGTTGGAACTGTTTACACCCCTGATACTGATAGAGACACAATGCCAGACAACATTGATCCGCTGCCCTCTGACTTCAACAATGATGGGATTCCAGATAGCCAGACAAATAATGATATTGATGGAGATGGGATAAAGGATTATCCCTATGGTGAGGACTATTACCTCAACACGACAATTCCAGATACAGTGGAATTTCCACTGGCGTACAGAGGCAAGTTTGTGAGTGTCTACATAGGGCCAGTAACACCAACAGAAAGCGAAGATAGAGGACTTGACTGGCTCAGAGTTTACCTGGACATGGATAACAACAGAAGTACTGGAATTCCGTGTGCTAGCATTGGTGCAGATTACCTGATTGAGTTCGGTGGAAGGGAAGGGAAGATCCTTGAGAAGAAAACATGGAGTGCAGAAGGAGGTAATTGGAGATTAACAGGCGATGGAGTTTCTGGTGCTATTGATTTCTATAGGTTAGAATTTGAGTTGACAAAATCGGTGCAAACAAACCCTGATATTTACATTGAATTTGCAGATTTCTGGCAGAACAGGGACACGGCCTTCTTTGAACATGGGTTGCTGGACCAAGTTCGGGCTGCAGAATGCACTCCATCAGTTGGAACATTACAAGGAAGAGTGGTGGAGCCAGTTCATGAAGAAAACCCACCACTTCCCCAGCATGTTGCTGAACTCAAATCAAACGATGTCCCTGTTACCTCTGTTCCAGAAAAACTTGAACCTGCCGAGATGCCTGTGCCTAGAGCTTACTCTACGGGCACTGTTTCAGCGGAAACACTGTCTTACTACCTAAATGCTTCAAAAGAAAAGCCAGTGAGACGAGGGTTTGCATTTACGCCAGCGAAACCCATGGTGCCAGGTGGTGCTGTCGGTTCCGGGTGGATTCCTGATGTGAATGTGAGCAAGGCCTCAAACTATAATGCTTTCTCGCCTGTGATGGCAACCGATAGTGATAACTACATTTACACTGCGTTCATGTTCTGGAGCACAGCCGTTTCAAGATGGGGCATTGCAGTATTCCGTTCAACTGATTCTGGCCTCACATGGAGTGGTCTTTGGTGGTATTTCACGAACTATGATTGTGACAATCCTTCGCTTGCGATCTCTAGCAACTCTGGAAGTTATGCAAACAGAATCTACCTTGCTTTCACATTGTATTCCTCCTCTTACTTGTTTATAGAATTGGGCTATGTGGATAAGGCAAATTTTGCCACATCTACAGCTTGGCAGTGGAGGCAGATTACTAGTACCTCAGAGTACTGGGATATGCCATCCATTACTGTGATGGGAAACTCAGTAAATTCTGTTTATATCGCAGCTAGATGGTGGTATGGTAATTTTGACAGGGACATTCTTGGATTTAGGTCTGACAATGGTGGAAATAGCTGGAATGGATATGCTCCACCTCTGACTTCGAGTTATGCTTACCAGATAAGATACACATACGAAGATTCAGGTGTGGTCTATGGACCCACTGTCGCCTGGGGCACTGGTACAAATCTCTATTGTGCGTACGATGACATGGGAGTTACTTATGCCCGCTGGGAATTCTGGACAAATGGAAATGCTGAGGGCTGGGTAGTCGGTAACCATCTCACCGCCTTCACAGTTTCAGGTGGCATTCTCTCCACCACTGCAACAGGCAATGACCCGTTTATGTACAGCCCCGCTCTGAACATTCCCGCATCCAATTACAAATACATCCATCTCTACATGCGGGCTACTGGCACTGGCACAACCACAAAAATTTACTTTATCACTAGCACTGACGGAACCTGGAACGAAGCAAAATCAGTAACTCTGAGTGTAACAGACCACTCTAATTATGTTTGGTACACCTTCAACATGTCACAATGTGCTGGTTGGACAGGGACAATCACTAGGCTACGACTTGACCCGATTGATGCAGGTGCCCAGAGTGGGGACACATACTCCATAGACATGATTGGCATCCAGTCCCAGCCACTTAACTCTATTGTCTTGAAATCCACAGATAGTGGTGTTACATGGAACATTGGTTACATTTTAAGGCCAGCAGGACCTGATGTCACACCTTCATTTGCTCCTTATGTGGCTGCAACCCACGGGAGTAATACCGTGGTAGTGGCGAGCGTTTATTACAAATCAAGCACGGACTGGGATATCAACATTTCTTACAGCACTGACGGATTGGCATCGCCACCTTATGTTATCCCCTTCAGCACCGAAAGCACCACTCAGGCGTGGCCTGCACTTTGTTCTGACCCTGTATATGGGTATTTCCATTTAGTTTACTATGATTCTGGGAGTTATTCAATAAGATATGCAAAGGCCTACTACACCACACCGAACTCCTGGAGTGTACCCTATGCCACAAGTTATGTCTCGGATGGAAATACAGGAGATTGGGAATACAGGCCTGCGGTAACCTACCAGTGGAGAGATGGTGGTGCAGGTTACTATCCCTGTGTTACCTGGGGTGATGCAAGAGGAAGTTACTGGAATGTTTATTACTCCACGCCAGGCTCAAGGTGCACAATCACCACATCCCCATCTGGCTTGCTTGTTGAAGTTGACAGCACTCAGTACACAGCCCCTGTTTCATTTACCTGGATTGCTGGCTATAATCACTATCTCTATGCTCCATCCCCTCAAGGAACAGACATATATGCCCCAAGGTATCTGTTTTCTTCATGGAGTGATGGTGGTGCTCAGGGCCACACAATCACAGTCCTCGGATTTGACATGACAATTACTGCTTATTACCAGACCCAGTACTATCTTCGGGTAATTTCTGCCCATGATAGTCCAGCAGGAGAGGGCTGGTATAATGCCGGAAGCTCTGCCTCTGCCTCTGTGACCTCTCCCGTTTCTGGAGGTTCTGGTATCCAGTACACATGTACAGGTTACACTGGAACTGGCTCGGCACCTTCAGGCACTGGGAACAGTGTTATATTCACAATCACCGCACCTTCAAGCGTCACCTTTAACTGGAAGACCCAGTATCTCCTAACTGTCTCAACCCTGAATCTGACATCTACCTATCCCGGAATCCTTTCTCTCAATGGTTCCTTCTATTCTACAATTTATGACAGCTCACCTGTTACGCTCTGGCTTGACGAAAATCTTGGCTATCAAATTGGGATTTCTTCAGAAGTAGCAGGCCCGGCAAACACCAGATGGGCTTTTTACAGGTGGACTTCGGGAAGCACTGCAAATCCAATCACTGTAAATTTGAATACACCCACTCAGATAACTGCGGAATTCCTCAAGCAGTATTACTGCACCCTCACATTAAATGGGCTTTCCCCCTCTGCACCAGCTACCATAAACTACCAGTCTCTCCTCACTCCTCACTCTGTTTACTCCTCTGATACATGGAATGCCTGGGTGGACCATGGCTCTACGATTACAATTTCAAATGAAATTCATGTGAGTTCCACAGAACGCTACAGAACTGTTGACCAGTACTCTTTTGTCGCAATTACAAGCCCGATTTCAAGAACCATCACCTACAGGCACCAGTGGTATTCAACAATCACACTTGTTGGTACAGACGCAAGTCATACGGTCTGGGCGAACTATACGCTCGATGGCATTTACTATTCGCAATCTGGGGTTTATGGTTCATGGGCAAACTGGTGTGACCATGGTACCTCCCTCTCTTTCAGTGATACAACCACAGGCACGCCACCATATACTACGACTGACCCACACTCCTGGACTGTCACAGGTACAATTGTAGCAACAATCCATTACACTACTCCAGTGGAAGAAGAGAACCTGTTTGAGATTTATCCACTAATTTTTGTCCTTGCCTGTATCGTCTTCTCCATCAGAAGGAAACTGTCTGTTTGAAAGTTGGGCACTTTCAATTGCAAGGTTGAGCCATCGGATATAGGAGTTCAGAGAGGCCCTCAAACTGCTCAGGTCTTGAGCATTGATGATAAGGTGGAGGCAATTATCTAGGTATTCCATACTCAAATTTGTTCTAGCATCTGTTTCCCCATCTTCTGCAATTTCAACCTTAATTGCGTCCATCACACACCTAGCAATTTTTTTATCCAGTTCCACAGAAATCGTGAGAGAGCATGTTAACTTCTCAGAATTCTTCACCATTTTCCTCACTATCTACCGCTCTATATCTATTAGGTTCAGGCTCATCAATAAGTCCTTTCTCAATTAGTGAAAGGGTGAGATTTTCGATTTTGTCCTGTTCCATCCCTGTAAGTTCCATCAGTTCCTCCATTACAACGCCGTCTTCTCTGTAGCTTTTTATCATTTCATACAAAGTTCGTTCCTCATCTTCAACTTCTGTTTCTATCTCGTCAATTCCACTATCAAATGAGTTTGCAATGGACTCTCTTTTCGTTTCTGGTAATTCAACATCTTCGCCGCAAACAATTTTCAGAGCATCAATTGCTAGTTCCCTGTATCTTGCAACCCTTTCAGAATCAATTCCATAGTACTTCTTTGCTCTGAGCGCCGCCTCCGCCTCACTCCTTGTGTATCCAATTGCCATCAAATTCTCAACGCTTTCAGGTTCCATCTTAGCCAACTCCTCAAGGCACTCAATCCGCCTGAGCAAAGATTTTGCTGCCTGAATAAGCCAGTAATGATGCATGTCCATCGTTGAGTCGCAGAGCACTTCTGGCCTAATTGAGATATAGAATCTCGTTTCATCTGGCTTGTAGGTTCTTATTTTTCCACAAAGAAATACAACCTTAGGCAGAGTGTCAGGGTCCATATTCTTCACATAATTCACAATCTCCGATCGGAAATTTGGTGTGAGCACATAGAACGTACCTAGGCTATCCGATACCTCTAACTTCCACATCTCCTTTTCACCTATCCGTTCTGGAGCATACAGGAGTTTACCTACAACAAGAACCCGGTTCACTCGCAGGCCAGTTGGTGTGATTACATAGTTAGGAGTTTTACTCTGCTCTGAAAAGCTGGCACTCTCGGCACTGAGCGTTTCCCCTCCCTTCTCTTCCACTGTGGCTTCTTCTAGTTCAAAAGAAAAGATTCTGTAGGCAACCTCTCTGCGGGTTGCCTTCTTTATAACCCTCTGCTTGCTCTCCATGTTCACACCTCCATTTCAGAAAGCAAGCTCTCTGCCTCAACTTTGCAGTCAATCTGGAGATTCTGGGCGTCCTTCACTATGAAAGTAGTTCCAAAATCTCCAGAGCTAACATTTCCCCTGAGTTGAAACGCTCTGCCAAGCAATCTCTCGTTCATCTCTAGGAGTGCAGGATTTACAACACCGTTTTTGCCAACAAGTGAGAGATAGTCCTCTATTCTCTTTCCGAGCAGTTTCTCACAGACCTCCAACGGAAAGATTGCAATTATGGCACCAGTACCATCGTCTATAACTCCCTTTATGCGCAAATCAGTTTTGCTCTCCTTCACTTTCCCGTGGGTCTTACACATCCCTTTGTCTAGAACCATACCACATTCACTGCAT
This sequence is a window from Thermoplasmata archaeon. Protein-coding genes within it:
- a CDS encoding KEOPS complex subunit Pcc1 produces the protein MVKNSEKLTCSLTISVELDKKIARCVMDAIKVEIAEDGETDARTNLSMEYLDNCLHLIINAQDLSSLRASLNSYIRWLNLAIESAQLSNRQFPSDGEDDTGKDKN
- the queC gene encoding 7-cyano-7-deazaguanine synthase QueC, giving the protein MKAVVLVSGGLDSATVLGIAKSKGYEIHAISFVYGQRHKRELACAKKLCKFFEVKEHKIIKLNLDTIGGSALTDKSIDVPLATHKIGKDIPPTYVPARNLIFLSIAGAYAEVIDADAIFIGANQVDFSGYPDCREEFLNAFEETLAKGTKVGVSGKRIKVLAPLLHMTKGEIIKKGIQLGVPYEFTWTCYKGGKLACGKCEACILRLKGFRDAGYEDPLKYEKKPKM
- a CDS encoding DUF2085 domain-containing protein, with the protein product MDIQVKKLFDFKPSLNFSIALFSLSILFTVFAFLLVITPYMLPPNSLDLGEGGRVNIIDFQNETEKMPHLAKEIYEFGDIMCHQHASRSYFLNGNQMPFCARCTGIFFGLGIATILLSFVNLDIKLWLIFLLLVPMGVDGVAQDFLTFLHYESTNPIRVFTGVLGGIALALAIAFIVRSIGEIRKMEQELKKARR
- a CDS encoding TIGR00269 family protein translates to MKTLSNTKKSRRCDFCSKEAIEFVRYSGAHLCREHFNEFFEKRVKREIATQIYIEKKAVIGIGLSGGKDSSVCLYMLHKIFSRHRDVRIVAITVDEGIEGYRSETIKAAKKLCKMLGVEHHFISFRQLFQRTLDETVADNRTRACTYCGVMRRKALNLASKSLGCTVLATGLNLDDTVQSILMNFTRGDVEKLARMAPHVHVQPGLVPRILPLRSIPEREVYLFAMLNAIPFSHAVCPYAEFALRNQYRALIERLDKENPSVKFGILKSYDEVIPLIRERYKQKQLKVCKICGEPSINEVCKSCNLLEGKPK